A genome region from Eurosta solidaginis isolate ZX-2024a chromosome 2, ASM4086904v1, whole genome shotgun sequence includes the following:
- the Spn27A gene encoding serine protease inhibitor 27A, whose amino-acid sequence MITITFYKYYIIVVVLCKIDLKKLVSCNISNDLQTQLYPWYVLETTHIFQNNKTNIIVSPKILNSLLKSSYTNEMKSLDSIKQVPGQTMTYIESKVNIRLPKYLEILRNNKIQKFIFRDDDILMEAINDWANLVTNHKYTKMIESTTEIHALPIYIINIYESNELLLVDFKYKVNAEFYVTPKIRRRVPAVETTDNLQYLDSQVLDAKILRLPYSNNMALYILLPHTKNGAEELLSRLGYEQLKRIEWMMEEMTVNVVLPKFKSYFKIDFKENIIKQSNHRFNISLFDAFDNADVTRDKMNIFQANGINFNGTGNQLIEPIIRPAKYQKFHVDRPFVIYIEEETSGDIVCLGKILNPIL is encoded by the coding sequence ATGATAACAATAACTTTTTACAAATACTACATTATTGTGGTAGTATTATGCAAAATAGATCTAAAAAAGTTAGTAAGCTGCAACATATCAAATGATCTACAAACTCAACTCTACCCTTGGTATGTTTTGGAAACCACACATATTTTCCAAAACAACAAAACTAATATTATTGTTtcaccaaaaattttaaattcactaTTAAAATCGTCTtatacaaatgaaatgaaatcttTAGACAGTATAAAGCAAGTGCCCGGACAAACCATGACATATATCGAATCAAAAGTAAATATAAGACTAccaaaatatttagaaattctgcgtaacaacaaaatacaaaagtttaTATTCCGTGATGATGATATCTTAATGGAAGCCATCAATGACTGGGCCAACTTGGTTACGAATCATAAATATACGAAAATGATTGAGTCCACAACAGAAATTCATGCTTTACCAATTTATATTATCAATATATATGAATCTAATGAACTTTTACTTGTAGATTTTAAATATAAAGTAAATGCAGAGTTTTATGTTACACCTAAGATAAGAAGAAGAGTACCTGCTGTAGAAACTACTGATAATTTGCAATATCTGGATTCCCAAGTTTTGGATGCCAAAATACTACGCTTGCCATACAGCAATAATATGGCATTGTATATACTTTTACCGCATACTAAAAATGGTGCAGAAGAGTTGTTAAGTAGATTGGGTTATGAGCAATTAAAACGGATAGAATGGATGATGGAAGAGATGACTGTAAATGTTGTATTACccaaatttaaaagttattttaagATAGATTTTAAGGAGAATATTATAAAGCAATCAAATCATAGATTTAATATAAGTTTGTTTGACGCATTTGACAATGCAGATGTTACACGTGATAAGATGAATATTTTTCAAGCaaatggaataaattttaatggcACTGGAAATCAATTGATAGAGCCTATTATACGGCCAGCgaaatatcaaaaatttcatgTAGATCGTCCCTTTGTTATTTATATTGAAGAAGAAACATCGGGCGATATTGTATGtttaggtaaaattttaaatccaattttatga